Proteins co-encoded in one Brassica oleracea var. oleracea cultivar TO1000 chromosome C4, BOL, whole genome shotgun sequence genomic window:
- the LOC106339682 gene encoding palmitoyltransferase AKR1 isoform X2, whose translation MGPGDSEAVECKCGMPLCICVVAPPKTSNPQATRAPPMALPQSDPKPKSDTSAKSKGSTSSTNARPDKPQKDYEVTGEGLREAIKNGDTAGVKKLLSEGVDANYHDKQGMSVLHLAVLFNQTDIALMLMEHGASLDYKNAQGETPLDCAPATLQYKMREKMKST comes from the exons ATGGGCCCCGGAGATAGTGAAGCAGTGGAATGCAAGTGTGGTATGCCTCTTTGCATCTGTGTTGTTGCTCCACCCAAAACCTCTAACCCACAG GCTACACGGGCTCCTCCTATGGCTCTTCCTCAGTCAGATCCCAAACCAAAGTCTGACACTTCAGCTAAAAGTAAAGGTTCCACTTCCAGCACCAATGCTAG ACCAGACAAGCCCCAAAAAGACTATGAAGTCACTGGGGAG GGATTAAGAGAAGCAATTAAGAATGGTGACACTGCTGGTGTGAAAAAGCTTCTGAGTGAG GGCGTGGACGCAAATTACCATGACAAGCAGGGAATGTCAGTGCTTCATCTG GCGGTTCTGTTCAACCAAACTGATATTGCGTTGATGTTAATGGAACATGGAGCCAGCCTTGACTACAAAAATGCACAAG GAGAAACACCACTAGATTGTGCTCCTGCAACACTGCAATATAAGATGCGGGAAAAGATGAAGTCGACTTAG
- the LOC106342263 gene encoding 3-ketoacyl-CoA synthase 10, which yields MSRSSEQDLLSTEIVNRGIEPSGPNAGSPTFSVRVRRRLPDFLQSVNLKYVKLGYHYLINHAVYLATIPVLVLVFSAEVGSLSGEEIWKKLWDYDIATVIGFFGVFVLTVCVYFMSRPRSVYLIDFACFKPSDELKVTREEFIDLARKSGKFDEEILGFKKRILQASGIGDETYVPRSISSSENTTTMKEGREEASMMIFGALDELFEKTRVKPKDVGVLVVNCSIFNPTPSLSAMVINHYKMRGNILSYNLGGMGCSAGIIAVDLARDMLQSNPNSYAVVVSTEMVGYNWYVGRDKSMVIPNCFFRMGCSAVMLSNRRRDFRHAKYRLEHIVRTHKAADDRSFRSVYQEEDEQGFKGLKISRDLMEVGGEALKTNITTLGPLVLPFSEQLLFFAALIRRTFSPAAKTTTTSSSATAKINGAKSSSSSDLSKPYIPDYKLAFEHFCFHAASKAVLEELQKNLGLSDENMEASKMTLHRFGNTSSSGIWYELAYMEAKESVRRGDRVWQIAFGSGFKCNSVVWKAMRKVKKPARNNPWVDCINRYPVAL from the exons ATGAGTAGGTCTAGCGAACAAGATCTACTCTCTACCGAGATTGTTAACCGTGGGATCGAACCTTCCGGTCCAAACGCCGGTTCACCAACGTTCTCGGTCAGAGTCCGGAGACGTTTACCGGATTTTCTTCAATCCGTAAACTTGAAGTACGTGAAACTTGGTTATCACTACCTCATAAACCATGCGGTTTACTTGGCGACGATACCGGTTCTTGTGCTTGTGTTTAGTGCCGAAGTTGGGAGTTTAAGCGGAGAAGAGATTTGGAAGAAGCTTTGGGACTATGATATCGCAACCGTCATCGGATTCTTCGGTGTCTTTGTCTTGACCGTTTGCGTCTACTTCATGTCTCGTCCACGATCTGTTTATCTCATTGACTTCGCTTGTTTCAAGCCTTCCGATGAACTTAAG GTGACAAGAGAAGAGTTCATAGATCTAGCTAGAAAATCAGGCAAGTTCGACGAAGAGATCCTCGGATTCAAGAAGAGGATCCTTCAAGCCTCAGGAATAGGCGATGAAACGTACGTCCCAAGATCAATCTCTTCGTCGGAAAACACAACAACGATGAAAGAAGGTCGTGAAGAAGCCTCGATGATGATATTCGGCGCACTCGACGAACTCTTCGAGAAGACACGTGTCAAACCGAAAGACGTAGGTGTCCTCGTGGTTAACTGCAGTATCTTTAACCCGACTCCGTCACTCTCCGCGATGGTGATTAACCACTACAAGATGAGAGGGAACATACTTAGCTACAACCTAGGAGGGATGGGTTGCTCAGCAGGAATCATAGCCGTTGATCTTGCTCGTGACATGCTTCAGTCTAACCCGAATAGTTACGCGGTGGTTGTGAGTACCGAGATGGTTGGGTATAATTGGTACGTGGGACGTGACAAGTCAATGGTTATACCTAACTGCTTCTTTAGGATGGGTTGCTCCGCCGTTATGCTGTCTAACCGCCGCCGTGACTTCCGCCATGCTAAGTACCGCCTTGAGCACATTGTCCGGACTCACAAGGCTGCCGACGACCGTAGCTTCAG GAGTGTGTACCAGGAAGAAGATGAACAAGGATTCAAGGGATTAAAAATAAGCAGAGACCTAATGGAAGTTGGAGGTGAAGCTCTCAAGACCAACATCACCACCTTAGGCCCTCTCGTCCTTCCTTTCTCCGAGCAGCTTCTCTTCTTTGCCGCTTTGATCCGTAGAACTTTCTCACCCGCCGCCAAAACTACCACCACCTCCTCCTCAGCCACTGCGAAAATCAACGGAGCCAAGTCGTCATCCTCCTCTGATCTATCCAAGCCGTACATCCCGGACTACAAGCTTGCCTTCGAGCATTTCTGCTTCCACGCGGCAAGCAAAGCGGTGCTTGAGGAGCTTCAGAAGAATCTAGGCTTGAGTGATGAGAACATGGAGGCTTCTAAGATGACTTTACACAGGTTTGGAAACACTTCCAGCAGTGGAATCTGGTACGAGCTTGCTTACATGGAGGCCAAGGAGAGTGTTCGTAGAGGCGATAGGGTTTGGCAGATTGCTTTTGGGTCAGGTTTTAAGTGTAACAGTGTGGTTTGGAAGGCAATGAGGAAGGTGAAGAAGCCGGCAAGGAACAATCCTTGGGTTGATTGCATTAACCGTTACCCTGTCGCTCTCTGA
- the LOC106336634 gene encoding uncharacterized protein LOC106336634 has translation MSSATETVEEQQKLQIYPTSKAGVSPFWRDKYERDAKKYWDIFYKHHGDRFFKDRHYLDKEWNSYFSASGEKVILEVGCGAGNTIFPLIATYPHIFVYACDFSPRAVDLVKAHEEYTETRVCAFASDLTGDDLDKHISPSSVDIVTMIFVLSAVSPEKMPFVLQNIKRVLKPNGCILFRDYAVGDLAQERFSGKDQKISDNFYVRGDGTRAFYFSNEFLETLFGKEGFEVEEIGVCCKQVENRSRELVMNRRWVQATFRLSNGTKNPSEEQERKEIVDSTDIDISDGLAMEMFGASPSTHDMSEFKLRDSAFKIKLLSKEYQHTCKSTGLMLWESARFMASVLDRNPNIVSGKRVLELGCGCTGICSMVAARSADLVVATDADTKALALLTENIATNLESSLLEKLKTGVLEWGNREHIEGIKSLASCGGFEVIIGTDVTYVAEAIIPLFETAKELMLRKVGEVQEEKPALILCHVFRRVDEPSLLSAASKFGFKLVDRWAMNSKESPVGNIVDRWFYENDLVAEIPSSALHILYFQME, from the exons ATGTCTTCTGCTACTGAAACCGTAGAAGAGCAGCAAAAGCTTCAGATTTATCCGACGTCTAAAGCTGGTGTTTCCCCCTTTTGGCGAG ACAAGTATGAAAGAGATGCTAAAAAGTATTGGGATATATTTTACAAGCATCATGGAGATAGA TTTTTTAAAGACCGGCACTATTTGGACAAGGAATGGAACAGCTATTTTTCT GCTAGTGGAGAAAAGGTCATTCTTGAG GTTGGATGTGGAGCGGGAAACACCATCTTTCCGCTGATTGCTACATATCCACACATATTTGTTTACGCTTGTGATTTTTCACCACGCGCTGTTGACTTGGTCAAG GCTCATGAAGAATACACAGAGACGCGCGTGTGTGCATTTGCTTCCGACTTGACCGGGGATGACCTTGACAAGCATATTTCTCCATCTTCAGTTGACATTGTGACCATG ATATTTGTTTTATCTGCGGTATCCCCAGAGAAGATGCCCTTCGTATTGCAGAACATCAAGAGAGTACTTAAG CCAAATGGGTGTATACTCTTCCGTGACTATGCTGTTGGTGATCTTGCTCAG GAAAGGTTTTCTGGGAAGGATCAGAAGATTAGCGACAATTTTTATGTCAGAGGCGATGGCACT CGTGCATTCTACTTCTCTAATGAGTTCTTAGAAACTCTGTTTGGGAAGGAAGGTTTTGAAGTTGAAGAGATTGGTGTTTGCTGCAAACAAGTTGAGAATCGTTCGCGAGAACTGGTCATGAATCGTCGCTGGGTCCAAGCTACTTTCCGTCTATCAAACGGCACTAAAAACCCATCTGAGGAGCAAGAAAGAAAAGAGATTGTTGATAGTACCGACATTGACATATCCGATGGTCTTGCAATGGAAATGTTCGGAGCCTCCCCATCTACTCATGAT ATGAGCGAGTTTAAGCTAAGGGACTCTGCTTTCAAAATCAAACTTCTGTCCAAAGAGTATCAACACACTTGCAAATCCACGGGGTTGATGCTATGGGAGTCAGCTCGGTTCATGGCCTCTGTTCTCGACAGGAACCCAAACATTGTTTCAGGAAAACGGGTGTTGGAATTGGGCTGTGGCTGCACAGGGATTTGCTCCATGGTAGCCGCCAGATCAGCTGACCTCGTAGTAGCTACCGATGCAGACACAAAGGCACTTGCACTACTAACGGAGAACATCGCAACGAATCTCGAATCTTCTCTACTTGAGAAACTGAAAACAGGTGTGCTTGAATGGGGAAACAGAGAGCATATAGAAGGCATCAAAAGTTTAGCTTCTTGTGGAGGGTTTGAAGTTATCATTGGGACAGATGTTACCTATGTAGCTGAAGCCATTATACCTTTGTTTGAAACTGCAAAAGAGTTGATGTTGCGGAAAGTGGGAGAGGTTCAGGAGGAGAAGCCAGCGTTGATTCTGTGCCATGTTTTCAGAAGGGTTGATGAGCCTTCTCTCTTGTCAGCTGCGTCTAAGTTTGGGTTCAAGCTTGTGGACAGATGGGCTATGAATTCGAAGGAATCTCCTGTTGGGAACATCGTTGACCGTTGGTTTTACGAAAATGATTTGGTCGCGGAGATCCCTAGTTCGGCTTTGCATATTCTCTACTTTCAGATGGAGTAG
- the LOC106342450 gene encoding uncharacterized protein LOC106342450: MGALRRSVGLIDSKGCSKLFPVSQSPPPLPMSQPNGPFSSLVICVTGLSKEARTQVKEATVRLGGEYSPHLHLQCTHLVVHSSCGRKFEHTLKHGARIGLFVVTLGWFVDSVKRNLRMSESLYIVKQLGQNSEKVDELRCVIDLEPVCRPRTIQQAVHSGKSTKPHHQVSSSGTESGTSEDMTTLSHHSIFVDSDISDELRLKVSKVAGDQGAKVIDSWFIGCNASLVVCEGGASIQKYLGHVNTIVSPLSVLKTVERQRQRLVHMSPDLARQLGLILENLEDGAEKEALNITEEGNSQDVVPKIRSKSKQVRKETVNLAKTGVRRRRARHMQTCQNPIRRITQNNLLENICWTISEAAATATIFTDSSCTSSSGYITEPQQPSSVAEEGKDPVASFSNSTRALTESEKTEVIFKDSFLTILYPADRFSEMGPSSRTYFSDNGFTCLQILDYIHTFYQENLPDNEIELAIHTDSRHADRLRTAYCNKEESDDGYIVFTRIELLGSRKSFEMLKRVNGENNSNVYELMIRA, encoded by the exons ATGGGCGCTCTCAGAAGAAGCGTTGGTCTGATCGATTCAAAGGGTTGCTCCAAATTGTTTCCTGTGTCACAGTCTCCTCCTCCTCTTCCTATGTCTCAGCCCAATGGACCCTTCTCTTCCCTTGTCATTTGCGTCACTGGTTTATCCAAAG AAGCAAGGACACAAGTCAAGGAAGCGACAGTGAGACTCGGAGGCGAGTACAGTCCCCACCTTCACCTGCAGTGCACCCATTTGGTTGTCCAC AGCTCATGTGGACGTAAGTTTGAGCACACTTTGAAACATGGCGCAAGAATTGGTCTCTTCGTTGTTACACTTGGCTGGTTTGTTGATAGCGTCAAGAGAAACC TCAGGATGAGCGAATCACTTTACATTGTCAAGCAACTTGGACAAAATAGTGAAAAGGTGGATGAGCTGAGATGTGTTATTGATCTCGAACCTGTTTGTCGTCCTCGTACGATTCAGCAAGCTGTGCATTCTGGCAAATCAACGAAGCCCCACCACCAGGTATCTTCTTCTGGAACAGAGAGTGGCACTAGTGAAGACATGACGACTCTTTCTCACCATTCCATCTTTGTCGACTCAGACATTTCTGATGAGCTCCGACTTAAG GTGTCGAAGGTTGCTGGAGATCAAGGAGCAAAGGTTATAGATTCATGGTTTATTGGTTGCAATGCAAGTCTTGTAGTGTGTGAAGGTGGGGCTTCTATCCAGAAATATCTTGGCCATGTCAACACCATTGTCTCT CCACTATCGGTTTTAAAAACGGTGGAGAGGCAACGACAAAGACTTGTTCACATGTCACCTGATTTAGCCAGACAGTTAGGATTAATTCTTGAAAATCTTGAAGATGGTGCTGAAAAGGAGGCTCTTAATATTACCGAGGAAGGCAATTCTCAAGACGTTGTTCCTAAAATCAGAAGTAAATCAAAACAAGTGAGGAAAGAGACTGTAAATTTAGCTAAAACTGGGGTTAGGAGACGACGTGCTCGCCATATGCAG ACTTGTCAAAACCCAATAAGACGGATAACACAGAACAACCTGCTGGAGAATATTTGCTGGACGATATCTGAAGCAGCTGCAACTGCCACTATTTTCACTGATTCTTCTTGCACTAGCAGCAGCGGTTACATCACTGAACCCCAACAGCCTTCTTCTGTTGCAGAGGAAGGGAAAGATCCAGTAGCTTCTTTTTCAAACTCGACCAGAGCACTCACCGAGAG CGAGAAGACAGAAGTGATATTTAAAGACAGCTTCCTAACAATACTATATCCAGCTGATCGGTTCTCTGAGATGGGGCCTTCCTCACGCACTTATTTCAGTGATAACGGTTTCACTTGCCTCCAAATCTTAGACTACATCCACACATTTTATCAG GAGAACTTGCCGGATAATGAGATAGAGCTCGCAATTCACACTGATTCAAGGCATGCCGACCGTCTCAGAACAGCTTATTGCAACAAAGAGGAATCAGATGATGGATACATTGTTTTCACAAGAATAGAGTTACTAGGAAGCAGGAAAAGTTTCGAAATGCTTAAGCGTGTGAATGGTGAGAACAACAGTAATGTTTATGAGCTCATGATTAGAGCTTGA
- the LOC106342451 gene encoding polyadenylate-binding protein-interacting protein 7-like has translation MSFTTQASVPKSTKPPTTTLNPHAAEFVPFTLRSPSSSRLLAESSASRHSDDDDEARQFWNHQLPDDITPDFKLMTLDDSCYDDSGSFSLAASSLYEAEKFPSAEKERNPFGRHSDNPNVGEMEVDPVDYLASQFPGFAAESLAQVYFANGCDLHSTIEMLTQLELQVDGGGLKQKMSPKSFAAPNLTPMDFPSLSPQGHQKEDNMFFSSSVSQPGSIDYASAVKKLASQDSGMWKYERADSSSIGSSRNSHAFPGAAYKSGSIYSDKLQNRPAPVWLETGDAVGNMYSGYREEARDYARLRNVYFEQARQAYLVGNKALAKDLSAKGQLHNLQMKAAHEKAQEAIYRQRNPGGQGGSERMIDLHGLHVSEALQVLKQELSVLRSTARATQERLQVYICVGTGHHTRGSRTPARLPVAVQRYLLEGEGLDYSEPQAGLLRVII, from the exons ATGAGCTTCACCACCCAGGCCAGTGTTCCAAAGAGTACCAAACCACCAACAACAACTTTGAACCCTCATGCTGCTGAGTTTGTTCCATTCACTCTACGCTCTCCTTCATCATCAAGACTCTTAGCTGAATCATCTGCATCACGCCATTCAGATGATGATGATGAAGCGCGTCAGTTCTGGAATCACCAACTTCCTGATGACATTACACCAGACTTCAAGTTGATGACTCTAGATGACAGTTGCTATGATGATTCTGGGAGTTTCTCACTAGCTGCCTCGTCCTTGTACGAAGCTGAAAAGTTTCCTTCTGCTGAGAAGGAAAGAAACCCTTTTGGTCGACACAGTGATAATCCGAACGTTGGGGAAATGGAGGTGGACCCAGTGGATTATCTTGCTTCTCAGTTCCCTGGATTTGCTGCTGAAAGTCTAGCACAAGTGTATTTTGCTAATGGCTGTGATTTGCACTCCACTATTGAGATGCTTACTCAGCTCGAG CTACAAGTGGATGGCGGCGGCTTGAAACAGAAGATGAGCCCTAAGAGTTTTGCTGCTCCTAATCTTACTCCCATGGATTTTCCTTCCCTTAGCCCTCAGGGGCACCAAAAGGAGGACAACATGTTTTTCTCCTCATCAGTTTCTCAACCTGGTTCAATCGACTATGCCTCTGCTGTGAAGAAGTTAGCATCCCAGGATTCTGGTATGTGGAAATATGAACGAGCAGACTCCTCATCTATTGGCTCCAGCAGAAACTCTCATGCCTTTCCTGGTGCTGCTTACAAGAGTGGGAGTATATATTCTGACAAGCTGCAAAATCGACCTGCTCCTGTCTGGCTCGAGACCGGGGACGCCGTTG GGAATATGTATTCTGGGTATCGCGAGGAAGCACGCGACTATGCACGTCTAAGGAATGTATACTTTGAACAG GCACGACAAGCATACCTTGTTGGCAATAAGGCCTTAGCTAAAGACCTAAGTGCCAAGGGACAGTTGCATAACTTGCAGATGAAGGCTGCTCATGAGAAAGCTCAAGAAGCCATTTACCGCCAGAG GAACCCAGGGGGTCAAGGAGGGAGCGAGAGAATGATAGACTTGCACGGGCTACATGTGAGTGAAGCACTTCAGGTGTTGAAGCAGGAGCTTAGCGTGCTGAGGAGCACAGCCCGAGCAACACAAGAGAGGCTTCAGGTTTACATATGTGTAGGGACTGGCCACCACACTAGAGGCTCCCGCACACCTGCTAGGCTCCCTGTTGCTGTTCAGCGCTACCTTCTTGAAGGAGAAGGCCTTGACTATTCCGAGCCTCAGGCTGGTCTCCTTAGAGTCATCATATAA
- the LOC106339682 gene encoding palmitoyltransferase AKR1 isoform X1 — protein MIHTGNNNSSNFEMGPGDSEAVECKCGMPLCICVVAPPKTSNPQATRAPPMALPQSDPKPKSDTSAKSKGSTSSTNARPDKPQKDYEVTGEGLREAIKNGDTAGVKKLLSEGVDANYHDKQGMSVLHLAVLFNQTDIALMLMEHGASLDYKNAQGETPLDCAPATLQYKMREKMKST, from the exons ATGATTCACACAGGCAATAATAACTCAAGTAATTTCGAGATGGGCCCCGGAGATAGTGAAGCAGTGGAATGCAAGTGTGGTATGCCTCTTTGCATCTGTGTTGTTGCTCCACCCAAAACCTCTAACCCACAG GCTACACGGGCTCCTCCTATGGCTCTTCCTCAGTCAGATCCCAAACCAAAGTCTGACACTTCAGCTAAAAGTAAAGGTTCCACTTCCAGCACCAATGCTAG ACCAGACAAGCCCCAAAAAGACTATGAAGTCACTGGGGAG GGATTAAGAGAAGCAATTAAGAATGGTGACACTGCTGGTGTGAAAAAGCTTCTGAGTGAG GGCGTGGACGCAAATTACCATGACAAGCAGGGAATGTCAGTGCTTCATCTG GCGGTTCTGTTCAACCAAACTGATATTGCGTTGATGTTAATGGAACATGGAGCCAGCCTTGACTACAAAAATGCACAAG GAGAAACACCACTAGATTGTGCTCCTGCAACACTGCAATATAAGATGCGGGAAAAGATGAAGTCGACTTAG
- the LOC106340284 gene encoding serine/threonine-protein kinase At5g01020, producing the protein MAVTKNKKTSLTSLFLGCYRTKNASRYEVEERGNAMKIRTCPVIKRLSLSDISDPSSPMSVMDDLSNSFTSQKLRMFTLSELRVITHNFSRSNMLGEGGFGPVYKGFIDDKVKPGLEAQPVAVKALDLHGHQGHREWLAEIIFLGQLSNKHLVKLIGFCCEEEQRVLVYEYMPRGSLENQLFRRNSVAMAWGIRMKIALGAAKGLAFLHEAEKPVIYRDFKTSNILLDCNYNAKLSDFGLAKDGPEGEHTHVTTRVMGTQGYAAPEYIMTGHLTTMNDVYSFGVVLLELITGKRSVDTTRARREQSLVEWARPMLRDQRKLDRIIDPRLECQYKTEAAQAAAALAFKCLSQNPKYRPTMSDVVKVLESIQEVETKERNSNNKETKKFVDKRIIRHHRKGQKRVNIAYSDSLLYKESRAKQNNGV; encoded by the exons ATGGCAGTAACCAAGAACAAGAAGACATCATTGACATCTCTGTTTTTAGGATGTTACAGGACAAAGAACGCGAGTAGATACGAAGTAGAGGAGAGGGGCAACGCAATGAAAATAAGAACTTGTCCGGTGATCAAGAGGCTGTCGTTATCGGACATAAGTGATCCAAGCTCGCCCATGTCGGTCATGGATGACCTCTCAAACTCCTTCACATCTCAAAAGCTTCGTATGTTCACCTTGTCTGAGCTGAGAGTTATTACGCATAATTTCTCAAGAAGTAACATGCTGGGAGAAGGAGGGTTTGGGCCAGTTTACAAAGGGTTCATTGATGACAAGGTTAAACCGGGTTTAGAAGCCCAACCGGTTGCTGTTAAGGCACTTGATCTCCATGGTCACCAAGGCCATAGAGAATGGCTG GCGGAGATAATCTTTTTGGGACAGCTAAGTAACAAACATCTCGTGAAGCTGATAGGATTTTGTTGTGAAGAAGAGCAAAGAGTACTTGTTTATGAGTACATGCCTCGAGGTAGCTTGGAGAATCAGCTCTTTAGAC GAAACAGTGTAGCAATGGCATGGGGAATAAGGATGAAGATAGCCCTTGGAGCCGCTAAAGGCTTAGCTTTTCTCCATGAAGCAGAGAAACCTGTCATCTACCGAGACTTCAAAACCTCCAACATATTGTTAGACTGC AACTATAACGCAAAATTATCTGATTTCGGCCTAGCCAAAGATGGACCTGAAGGAGAACATACACATGTAACAACTCGAGTGATGGGAACGCAAGGTTATGCTGCACCCGAATATATCATGACTG GTCACTTGACGACAATGAATGACGTCTACAGTTTTGGAGTCGTTCTGTTGGAACTGATAACAGGGAAACGGTCAGTGGACACTACCCGGGCACGAAGGGAACAAAGCCTCGTGGAATGGGCGCGTCCAATGTTGAGGGACCAAAGAAAGCTAGATCGGATAATCGATCCAAGGCTCGAATGCCAGTACAAAACTGAGGCAGCTCAGGCAGCAGCTGCCTTAGCCTTCAAGTGTCTAAGCCAAAATCCCAAGTATAGACCAACAATGTCTGACGTAGTAAAGGTTTTGGAGTCTATCCAAGAAGTTGAGACAAAGGAGCGTAATAGTAACAACAAAGAAACAAAGAAGTTTGTTGATAAAAGAATCATTAGGCATCACCGTAAAGGCCAAAAAAGAGTGAACATCGCTTATTCAGATTCTCTCCTTTACAAGGAATCCAGGGCAAAGCAGAACAATGGGGTTTGA